One stretch of Balneolaceae bacterium DNA includes these proteins:
- a CDS encoding OsmC family protein, translating into MKDQHSYTVDLNWREDRRGTLSSPELNDRIEVATPPEFEGGEPGIWSPEHLFVASVSSCLMTTFLAMAGYARLSYSHLEVHARGTLDKTEEGYMMTEITLYPALTIERERDRDKAVRLLEKAEKNCLISRSVKTRIRLECEVTVSDPVW; encoded by the coding sequence ATGAAGGACCAACACAGCTATACGGTAGACCTGAACTGGCGGGAAGACCGCAGGGGCACCCTCAGCTCGCCCGAACTGAACGATCGCATCGAAGTGGCCACCCCGCCCGAGTTCGAGGGTGGCGAGCCCGGCATCTGGTCGCCCGAGCATCTCTTTGTCGCCTCGGTGAGCAGCTGCCTGATGACCACCTTCCTGGCCATGGCGGGATACGCCCGCCTCTCCTACAGTCATCTTGAAGTGCATGCCCGCGGCACCCTGGATAAGACGGAGGAGGGGTACATGATGACGGAAATCACCCTCTATCCCGCACTCACCATCGAACGCGAGCGCGACCGCGACAAAGCCGTCCGGCTGCTGGAAAAGGCCGAGAAAAACTGTCTCATCTCCCGTTCCGTCAAAACGCGCATCCGGCTGGAATGCGAGGTAACGGTGAGCG
- a CDS encoding sulfite exporter TauE/SafE family protein, giving the protein MEWILAGLTFGFLGSFHCVGMCGPLALALPGEARRDAAFIGGRLLYNAGRVFTYTALGMAAGLLSRAFSLAGLQQGLSIGAGALLLLGPLLPALRRQANRWKAMPARWVSRASRPLKELFRHENPFSLLAIGLLNGLLPCGFVYTALLAAVTLGDARAGAVFMLGFGLGTVPAMLGVSLAGGLVPVEFRERVQRWSPWFVAAVGVLLVLRGLGLGIPFLSPVY; this is encoded by the coding sequence ATGGAATGGATCCTCGCCGGATTGACCTTTGGCTTCCTGGGCAGCTTCCACTGCGTAGGCATGTGCGGCCCCCTGGCCCTCGCCCTCCCCGGGGAGGCGCGCCGCGACGCGGCTTTTATCGGGGGACGCCTCCTATACAACGCCGGGCGCGTGTTCACCTATACGGCTTTGGGGATGGCGGCAGGACTGCTGAGCCGGGCTTTTTCGCTGGCCGGCCTGCAGCAGGGGTTGTCCATCGGCGCAGGCGCCCTCCTGCTGCTTGGACCCCTTCTTCCCGCCCTTCGACGGCAGGCCAACCGCTGGAAAGCCATGCCCGCCCGTTGGGTGTCGCGCGCTTCGCGACCCCTCAAAGAGCTCTTCCGGCACGAAAACCCTTTCTCTCTGTTGGCCATCGGACTGCTGAATGGGCTGCTTCCGTGCGGATTCGTCTATACGGCGCTGCTGGCTGCGGTTACGTTGGGCGACGCCCGGGCCGGGGCGGTGTTTATGCTGGGTTTTGGGCTGGGAACCGTTCCCGCCATGCTGGGGGTCAGCCTGGCCGGGGGACTGGTTCCGGTGGAGTTTCGCGAACGGGTGCAGCGATGGTCGCCCTGGTTCGTGGCGGCGGTGGGTGTGCTGCTGGTGCTTCGTGGACTCGGCCTGGGTATTCCGTTTTTGAGTCCGGTGTACTGA
- a CDS encoding b(o/a)3-type cytochrome-c oxidase subunit 1, producing the protein MNFLQRYPKAAKLAKANFLVAFIALLLGGLFGFIQALHRTDVFRGFFDSSEYYTLLTGHGVLLALVFTTFFIMGLFVWGVTRSLEREPENMAYTWSWYWLMVVGLTMTSVAILGGLVPGSSIRAAVLYTFYPPLQAHPLFYIGLALVIVGTWMAGADWFRSYLKWRKDHPSERIPILTFMTLFTMLMWYVCTIGVAIEVVGLLIPWSLGWVTEIEPLLPRTLFWYFGHAVVYFWLLPAYYVWYAILPKLSGGRLFSDSMTRVVFIIFLILSTPVGYHHQYADPGISTAFKFYAMATTLLLLLPSMITFFTVIASMEHGARQRGGTGRLAWIKKLPWDSPAFVGCALAGVMFAAGGFSGMINASMNINLLIHNTIWVPGHFHLTVGTAVALTFMAVTYWLLPQLTGRKLKDKTLALIQPYAWFLGMTLMSNAMHRAGLAGVPRRTSEPQYTQFDFEPVFGTMAEMQWQIAIGGTILTISLLLFLWVVARTWLAGEKSDRPVDDHIPEPLSGPEHTPAVLDNIKLWVAIAVALVLLAYSFPLWEMVADGVFEPGFLPRPS; encoded by the coding sequence ATGAACTTTCTGCAACGATATCCCAAGGCGGCCAAGCTGGCCAAGGCCAATTTTCTCGTAGCGTTTATTGCGCTCCTGTTGGGCGGGTTGTTCGGTTTTATCCAGGCCCTTCACCGCACGGACGTTTTCCGGGGCTTTTTTGACTCTTCCGAGTACTACACCCTGCTGACAGGCCACGGCGTGCTGCTGGCCCTCGTGTTTACCACCTTTTTCATCATGGGCCTGTTTGTCTGGGGCGTGACGCGCAGCCTGGAGCGCGAGCCTGAGAATATGGCCTATACCTGGAGCTGGTACTGGCTGATGGTGGTGGGACTCACCATGACTTCGGTGGCCATTCTCGGTGGACTGGTCCCGGGATCTTCGATCAGGGCCGCCGTGCTCTACACCTTTTACCCTCCCCTGCAGGCCCACCCGCTCTTCTACATCGGGCTGGCCCTGGTGATCGTGGGCACCTGGATGGCGGGGGCCGACTGGTTCCGCTCCTACCTGAAATGGAGGAAGGACCATCCCTCCGAGCGCATCCCCATCCTCACCTTCATGACGCTGTTCACCATGCTCATGTGGTACGTCTGCACCATCGGCGTGGCCATTGAGGTGGTGGGACTGCTTATTCCCTGGTCGCTGGGCTGGGTTACGGAGATCGAGCCGCTGCTGCCGCGCACGCTCTTCTGGTACTTCGGGCACGCGGTGGTCTATTTCTGGCTGCTGCCTGCCTACTACGTCTGGTACGCCATCCTGCCCAAGCTGAGCGGGGGGCGGCTGTTCAGCGATTCCATGACGCGCGTGGTGTTTATCATTTTTCTCATTCTCAGCACGCCGGTGGGGTATCATCACCAGTATGCGGATCCGGGCATCTCGACGGCATTCAAGTTTTACGCCATGGCTACCACGCTGCTCTTGCTGCTGCCCAGCATGATCACCTTCTTTACGGTGATCGCCTCCATGGAACACGGCGCGCGGCAGCGCGGGGGCACGGGGAGGCTGGCGTGGATCAAGAAGTTGCCGTGGGATTCGCCCGCGTTTGTGGGATGCGCCCTGGCCGGGGTGATGTTTGCCGCGGGCGGCTTCAGCGGGATGATCAACGCCTCGATGAACATCAACCTGCTGATCCATAATACGATTTGGGTGCCGGGCCACTTTCACCTGACCGTGGGTACGGCGGTGGCGCTGACCTTCATGGCCGTCACCTACTGGCTGCTGCCGCAGCTCACCGGACGCAAGCTCAAGGACAAGACGCTGGCATTGATTCAGCCCTACGCCTGGTTCCTGGGCATGACGCTGATGTCCAACGCCATGCACCGCGCGGGACTGGCCGGGGTGCCGCGCCGCACCTCCGAGCCGCAGTATACGCAGTTTGATTTCGAGCCGGTGTTCGGCACCATGGCCGAAATGCAGTGGCAGATCGCCATCGGCGGCACCATTTTGACCATTTCACTGCTGCTGTTTCTGTGGGTGGTGGCCCGCACCTGGCTGGCTGGTGAGAAGTCTGACCGGCCGGTGGACGATCACATTCCCGAGCCGTTGTCGGGTCCCGAGCACACCCCCGCCGTGCTTGATAATATTAAATTGTGGGTGGCCATTGCGGTGGCCCTGGTGCTGCTGGCCTACAGTTTCCCGCTCTGGGAGATGGTAGCCGACGGCGTGTTTGAACCCGGCTTCCTGCCGCGTCCCTCGTGA
- a CDS encoding acetate--CoA ligase family protein: MSATLNPFFRPDGIAVIGASRDPHKLGYGVVRNLKEHGYREPVYPVNPTAMEILGLTCYSSPSEVPDPVELAIVIVPAPAVSRTLEQCGERGIRHAVIISGGFSETGKEGEQREEELKKIARKWDMRIIGPNCIGTIDTHTPVNTTFVTGMPETGDIGFCSQSGAMVAAVIDWARGAGVGFSRIASLGNQADVSETEIMEAMWQDRQTRVITAYIEGVSDGRAFLQTMRQASMDKPVVALKGGRGESGARAVASHTGALAGSAEAYDAAFRKCGIQQADSMEEMFDRARALAWQPLPAGRRIAVLTNAGGPAILAVDALEAAGLELAPLSDSTRAFLRSRLPGAASVGNPVDVLAGSGPGTYALALDALLSDDTVDAVAVIQAPQDWFLPESLAEVIGEVAGVHDKPVVASIMGKASVDKALAMLHKRRIPNVSFPERLASVMSALAERREWLDRVQDAPEALPDMRTNASPKPESERPSQKQAGTPSPSHAETPSPSHASFPGEDSWRALLQDYGVELPPEREAGSPEQAVEAAEEIGWPVALKLMSDDVTHKTEMGGVKLHLADGQALQEAWNELETSAARNEVDMRGALVQKMAAECQEVIVGIRRDPQFGPLVLFGTGGTEVELLRDVATAIAPLSEREAARLIDATLAGRRMQGWRGKPAADRRAVIRCLVAMGKLAADHPEIEELEINPLCVMAGNGGAWAVDVRGSCARISSS; this comes from the coding sequence ATGAGTGCCACACTGAACCCCTTCTTCCGCCCGGACGGCATTGCGGTGATCGGCGCCTCGCGGGATCCCCACAAGCTGGGATACGGCGTGGTGCGCAACCTCAAGGAACACGGCTACCGGGAACCCGTTTACCCGGTCAATCCCACAGCGATGGAAATTCTGGGGCTCACCTGCTATTCCTCCCCTTCCGAAGTGCCGGACCCCGTAGAGCTGGCCATCGTCATTGTACCGGCCCCCGCGGTCTCCCGTACCCTGGAGCAGTGCGGGGAACGCGGCATACGTCATGCCGTGATCATCAGCGGGGGATTCAGCGAAACGGGCAAGGAAGGCGAGCAAAGGGAGGAAGAGCTGAAAAAGATCGCGCGCAAATGGGACATGCGCATCATCGGCCCGAACTGCATCGGCACCATCGACACCCACACCCCGGTGAACACCACCTTCGTAACCGGCATGCCGGAGACCGGTGACATCGGATTCTGCTCGCAGTCCGGCGCCATGGTGGCAGCCGTCATCGACTGGGCCCGGGGCGCCGGGGTAGGCTTCTCCCGCATTGCCAGCCTGGGCAACCAGGCGGACGTGAGCGAAACCGAAATCATGGAAGCCATGTGGCAGGACCGCCAGACCCGCGTCATTACCGCCTACATCGAGGGTGTGTCGGACGGACGGGCCTTCCTGCAGACCATGCGCCAAGCCTCCATGGACAAGCCGGTCGTGGCGCTGAAAGGCGGCCGCGGCGAAAGTGGCGCCCGCGCCGTGGCCTCCCACACCGGCGCCCTCGCCGGAAGCGCCGAAGCCTACGATGCGGCCTTTCGCAAATGCGGCATACAGCAGGCGGACAGCATGGAAGAGATGTTTGACCGGGCCCGCGCCCTTGCCTGGCAGCCGCTGCCGGCGGGAAGAAGGATAGCGGTGCTGACCAATGCCGGCGGGCCCGCCATCCTGGCGGTGGACGCCTTGGAGGCGGCAGGCCTGGAATTGGCACCCCTGAGCGACAGCACACGTGCATTTCTCCGGTCCCGGCTCCCCGGTGCCGCCAGCGTCGGCAATCCCGTGGACGTGCTCGCCGGATCGGGACCGGGCACCTACGCCCTGGCCCTGGACGCCCTGCTGAGCGACGACACGGTGGATGCGGTCGCGGTCATCCAGGCCCCGCAGGACTGGTTTCTGCCGGAGAGCCTGGCGGAGGTCATCGGGGAGGTGGCCGGCGTGCACGACAAGCCGGTGGTCGCCTCCATCATGGGCAAAGCGTCGGTTGACAAGGCCCTGGCCATGCTTCACAAACGGAGAATCCCCAACGTATCCTTCCCGGAGCGGCTGGCTTCGGTCATGTCGGCCCTGGCCGAGCGACGGGAATGGCTGGACCGGGTTCAGGACGCTCCCGAAGCACTCCCTGATATGCGCACCAACGCATCCCCGAAACCGGAGAGTGAGCGTCCCTCGCAAAAGCAGGCGGGGACGCCTTCCCCATCGCACGCAGAGACGCCTTCCCCATCGCACGCATCTTTCCCCGGCGAAGATAGCTGGCGAGCACTGCTGCAGGACTACGGCGTGGAACTTCCCCCCGAAAGGGAAGCCGGAAGCCCGGAACAGGCGGTCGAAGCGGCAGAGGAGATCGGCTGGCCGGTGGCCCTGAAACTGATGTCGGACGACGTCACCCATAAAACCGAAATGGGCGGGGTCAAACTGCACCTGGCAGACGGGCAGGCGCTTCAAGAGGCCTGGAACGAGCTGGAAACCTCCGCGGCGCGCAACGAGGTGGACATGAGGGGCGCCCTCGTGCAGAAAATGGCCGCCGAATGCCAGGAGGTCATCGTAGGTATCCGCCGGGATCCCCAATTTGGTCCCCTGGTGCTCTTCGGTACGGGGGGCACGGAAGTGGAGCTTCTGCGTGACGTGGCGACGGCCATCGCACCGCTCAGCGAGCGGGAGGCCGCCCGCCTGATCGACGCCACACTGGCCGGCCGCAGGATGCAGGGGTGGCGCGGCAAACCGGCCGCAGACCGCCGGGCCGTCATCCGGTGCCTGGTCGCCATGGGCAAGCTGGCGGCCGATCATCCCGAAATCGAGGAACTGGAAATTAATCCGCTCTGCGTCATGGCCGGGAACGGGGGAGCCTGGGCCGTGGACGTCAGGGGCAGCTGCGCAAGAATCTCTTCATCGTAA
- a CDS encoding helix-turn-helix transcriptional regulator, with the protein MKKDDLEIFIDQKKAESAEFAEDFEEGYLNFKIGVILRQAREDIGITQADVAEKLNTTKSVISRMENHAEDIKLSTLTKYAKALGKKVTLDIQ; encoded by the coding sequence ATGAAAAAAGACGACCTGGAAATATTTATTGACCAAAAGAAGGCAGAAAGCGCGGAGTTTGCGGAGGACTTTGAGGAAGGATACCTCAATTTTAAAATCGGGGTGATTCTGCGTCAGGCCCGAGAGGATATTGGGATCACGCAAGCCGACGTGGCGGAAAAACTGAATACCACCAAATCGGTTATATCCCGAATGGAAAACCATGCGGAGGATATCAAGCTTTCCACTCTTACCAAGTATGCCAAAGCCCTTGGTAAGAAAGTGACCCTCGATATACAGTAG
- a CDS encoding HAD-IC family P-type ATPase, with protein sequence MTGDSERASRRLADALQPDFLFSGARPESKTEILRKLKKFGTVAMIGDGSNDAPALAEADYGIAFGDLTAVAAESAQVVIPEPRLDRIFSVFRAIRLTRRRIRQNLAWAFLYNAVCIPLAVAGLINPLFAALAMAASSLLVVGNSARGMNLDD encoded by the coding sequence ATCACCGGCGACAGCGAGCGCGCTTCCCGCCGGTTGGCCGACGCCCTGCAACCTGATTTCCTCTTCAGCGGAGCGCGTCCGGAGTCAAAAACCGAAATCCTGCGTAAACTGAAGAAATTCGGCACCGTGGCCATGATCGGCGACGGCAGCAACGACGCCCCTGCCCTGGCGGAAGCCGACTACGGCATCGCCTTCGGGGACCTTACCGCGGTGGCGGCCGAATCGGCCCAGGTGGTCATTCCCGAACCCCGCCTGGACCGCATCTTTTCGGTTTTCCGGGCCATCCGGCTCACGCGCCGCCGAATCCGCCAGAACCTGGCCTGGGCCTTTCTCTACAACGCTGTCTGCATTCCCCTGGCCGTGGCAGGCCTCATCAATCCCCTCTTTGCCGCCCTGGCCATGGCAGCCAGCAGCCTGCTGGTGGTCGGCAACTCCGCGCGCGGTATGAACCTGGATGATTAA
- a CDS encoding HAD-IC family P-type ATPase — translation MRARLRATHPREVHPAVVVLAGERIPVDGTVIEGEGVVDEALITGESLPVTKREGDRVSSGTVLTQNRLEIDTGETVRSTLDALLRMMWDIQSSRPGRQRLADRIASWFVPGVLLLGAVTFLVGWLGGAPASASLLSALAVLIVSCPCALGLATPLALASGMREALRRNIIFKTGALFEEEGEADIVAFDKTGTLTGGRMELLDAGDDPRALTLAAAVERYSTHPVGRAVAAALPAAVTGATNPTNLPVTDLRTTSTGISGTVDGKLVHVGQPEWIQELGFALSTSQQHAVEDARGAGQVPVAVAYEDQRDDPEPAARAVLVVGDRMREDAPEAVAHASRLPARKWLSSPATASALPAGWPTPCNLISSSAERVRSQKPKSCVN, via the coding sequence ATGCGAGCACGGCTCCGGGCTACGCACCCTCGGGAAGTGCATCCCGCCGTGGTGGTGCTGGCCGGGGAGCGCATTCCGGTGGATGGCACCGTGATCGAAGGCGAGGGCGTGGTCGACGAGGCGCTCATCACCGGCGAATCCCTCCCCGTCACCAAAAGGGAGGGCGACAGGGTTTCCAGCGGGACCGTGCTCACCCAGAACCGCCTCGAAATCGACACCGGCGAGACCGTACGCAGCACCCTGGACGCCCTCCTGCGCATGATGTGGGACATCCAGAGCAGTCGCCCGGGCCGGCAGCGACTGGCCGACCGCATCGCCTCCTGGTTTGTGCCCGGCGTGCTGCTGCTGGGCGCCGTCACCTTTCTGGTCGGCTGGCTCGGAGGTGCTCCGGCCTCCGCCTCCCTCCTGTCGGCCCTGGCCGTGCTCATCGTCTCCTGCCCCTGCGCGCTGGGACTGGCCACGCCGCTGGCCCTGGCCTCGGGCATGCGCGAGGCGCTGCGCCGTAACATCATCTTCAAGACCGGTGCGCTCTTTGAGGAGGAGGGCGAGGCCGACATTGTGGCCTTCGACAAGACGGGCACCCTCACGGGCGGCAGGATGGAGCTGCTGGACGCCGGCGATGACCCCCGCGCCCTGACCCTCGCCGCCGCCGTGGAGCGCTACTCCACGCATCCGGTAGGACGGGCTGTGGCTGCTGCCCTGCCCGCCGCGGTCACGGGCGCCACAAACCCCACAAACCTCCCCGTGACCGACCTGCGAACCACATCCACCGGCATCTCAGGCACGGTGGACGGTAAGCTGGTGCATGTGGGCCAGCCCGAATGGATACAGGAGCTGGGTTTTGCCCTGAGTACCTCGCAGCAGCATGCGGTGGAGGACGCCCGGGGTGCCGGACAGGTGCCGGTTGCGGTGGCGTATGAAGATCAGCGGGATGACCCGGAACCGGCCGCCCGCGCCGTGCTGGTCGTGGGCGACCGCATGCGGGAGGATGCGCCCGAGGCCGTGGCCCACGCCTCCAGGCTGCCGGCAAGAAAGTGGCTGTCATCACCGGCGACAGCGAGCGCGCTTCCCGCCGGTTGGCCGACGCCCTGCAACCTGATTTCCTCTTCAGCGGAGCGCGTCCGGAGTCAAAAACCGAAATCCTGCGTAAACTGA
- a CDS encoding cation transporter gives MPVTHERCTLCELPLPDPPVTASDTEGAFCCQGCLQVHRLLQDLDEGEARQVRDEAAARRETGTPAGNVAGTAAGTAAGTAAEHTSETLFLHVEGMHCATCESFLGALAMRQTGVRSCEASYASEMARVRYDPRQTDPTEVASALSRMGYRARPAGRQRPAGQQYAAGQRPAEHQPPTGQQQPAREHPPADHDQPPADTTDAAAAEPDDQSARLAIGGFFGIMGLLLYALFLYPVYLGGEGIVSLRPMESRFIIANIFVMTTFVLAYTGFPILRGAWVSLSVGQPNMDLLVSIAACSAWFYSTGVLLSGGGEVYFDVTMAVVLVVTLGNRYERRIRRSRNSILDELTQRGADHARVRRNGTS, from the coding sequence ATGCCCGTAACCCACGAACGATGCACCCTTTGTGAGCTCCCCCTCCCCGACCCGCCTGTTACGGCATCGGATACAGAGGGTGCCTTCTGCTGCCAGGGCTGCCTGCAGGTCCATCGGCTGCTGCAGGATCTGGACGAGGGGGAGGCACGCCAGGTTCGCGACGAGGCGGCCGCACGCCGGGAAACAGGCACTCCAGCTGGAAACGTAGCTGGCACCGCCGCCGGAACTGCCGCCGGTACCGCCGCAGAACACACCTCCGAAACCCTCTTCCTGCACGTAGAGGGCATGCATTGCGCCACCTGCGAATCCTTCCTGGGCGCCCTCGCCATGCGGCAGACCGGCGTTCGCTCCTGCGAGGCCAGCTACGCCTCGGAGATGGCCCGCGTGCGCTACGACCCGCGGCAAACCGATCCCACCGAGGTGGCCTCAGCCCTCAGCCGCATGGGCTACCGGGCCCGGCCGGCGGGGCGCCAACGGCCGGCGGGGCAACAATATGCGGCGGGACAACGTCCAGCGGAGCACCAGCCTCCAACGGGGCAACAACAGCCGGCAAGGGAACATCCGCCTGCCGACCACGACCAGCCGCCCGCGGACACAACAGACGCAGCTGCCGCGGAGCCCGACGACCAGTCCGCGCGCCTGGCCATAGGAGGCTTCTTCGGCATCATGGGACTCCTCCTCTACGCTCTCTTCCTCTACCCTGTCTACCTGGGCGGCGAGGGCATCGTCAGCCTGCGTCCCATGGAGAGCCGCTTCATCATCGCCAACATCTTTGTAATGACCACCTTCGTGCTGGCCTACACCGGCTTCCCCATTCTGCGCGGCGCCTGGGTCTCCCTCTCGGTGGGCCAGCCCAATATGGACCTGCTTGTAAGCATTGCGGCCTGCAGCGCATGGTTCTACAGCACCGGCGTGCTGCTGTCGGGCGGCGGGGAGGTCTACTTCGACGTCACCATGGCGGTCGTGCTGGTGGTCACCCTGGGAAACCGTTACGAGCGGCGCATCCGCCGCAGCCGCAACAGCATTCTCGACGAGCTCACCCAAAGGGGCGCCGACCACGCCCGTGTGCGGCGAAACGGCACGAGCTAA
- a CDS encoding TonB-dependent receptor → MYKSTFSILFVLAIILTALAPQALHAQERAALRGVITGGAEGQERRALVGANVLVLGTNLGASTDVDGRFSLSSVPPGTHEVRFTYIGYRERVETVTLQPGQTLEMQINLEPSSFMMEGIRVTALSPNLEVDATMEQSDVREANPRDSGELLRSVSGVGAVRRGPVGLDPVVRGLRETEVGTYLDGTRIFPGGPARMDSPLSHLDPSTISSIEVVKGPYALTWGAGNMSAIRVQTQQLRTLNRSFGGNVSSGYDSNFNTFEESFSVQGRLDAGGSGRMNPGDAGDFGYLLSGAWRTGSDYTTGDGVSVPADYLSREIRGKAGYGTGENSWLTLSAGYQNQENIDYPGRLLDADYFDAYNLAADWELRPEEGLVSAVNAKLYLNQVDHGMDNDDKPTAQPAPGRMPPFGLDVEVDAQAKVVGGRLAAELDPAGDWHLEAGGDFYSAYREATRYISRRDNGMLMFTDFMWPQATINDVGIFTRATHTFSDRLSATGTVRLDLVSADADTVSTFFRDNVSGDLASSETSMSASATLNYLLGDHWSLGLGAGSVTRTADATERYSDRIPASKAQTSAEFVGNPELDPERSLQADLWLEGEFAAWTLSLNAFVRRMDDYITLEPTELPKRLPLSPSTVYRYVNGSAQFHGFDLSTVYRLAPEWRLKTGVHYLWGEDTELDEPALGVAPPGADLGLRYEGDERPLFVEGTLHLVGEQDRVAVTRGETSTDGYMTADLQAGYTFWERVSVQAGVKNVLDENYVNHLNAKNPFTGMQIPEPGRVFFLDVNVQF, encoded by the coding sequence ATGTACAAATCTACCTTCTCGATTCTATTTGTCCTTGCAATCATACTGACGGCCCTTGCGCCTCAAGCCCTCCATGCCCAGGAGCGTGCCGCCCTCCGCGGCGTCATTACCGGCGGCGCCGAAGGGCAGGAGCGCCGCGCGCTGGTCGGCGCCAACGTGCTGGTGCTCGGCACCAATCTGGGCGCCTCCACAGATGTGGATGGACGCTTCTCCCTCAGCTCGGTGCCACCGGGCACTCACGAGGTGCGTTTTACCTATATCGGTTATCGAGAGCGGGTGGAGACGGTCACCCTGCAACCCGGCCAGACCCTGGAGATGCAGATCAACCTGGAGCCCTCATCCTTCATGATGGAGGGCATCCGCGTGACCGCTCTCAGCCCCAACCTGGAAGTGGACGCCACCATGGAGCAGTCGGATGTGCGCGAGGCGAATCCCCGCGATTCCGGCGAACTTCTGCGCAGCGTGAGCGGGGTGGGAGCCGTGCGGCGCGGCCCTGTGGGCCTCGATCCGGTGGTGCGCGGGCTGCGCGAGACCGAGGTGGGCACCTACCTGGACGGCACGCGTATTTTTCCCGGGGGACCTGCACGGATGGACTCGCCCCTGAGTCACCTCGATCCCTCCACCATTTCGTCTATAGAGGTAGTCAAGGGTCCCTACGCCCTCACCTGGGGCGCCGGTAACATGAGCGCCATCCGCGTACAGACGCAGCAGCTGCGCACCCTGAACCGATCCTTCGGTGGCAACGTCAGCAGTGGCTACGACTCCAATTTCAACACCTTTGAAGAATCTTTTTCGGTGCAGGGAAGGCTGGATGCGGGGGGATCCGGACGCATGAATCCCGGTGATGCCGGCGATTTCGGCTATTTGCTGAGCGGCGCCTGGCGCACGGGCAGCGACTACACGACCGGCGACGGCGTGAGCGTGCCGGCTGACTACCTCTCCCGTGAGATCCGTGGCAAGGCGGGTTACGGCACCGGGGAGAACTCCTGGCTGACCCTCTCGGCCGGCTACCAGAATCAGGAGAACATCGACTACCCCGGGCGGTTGCTGGATGCTGACTATTTTGACGCCTACAACCTGGCGGCCGACTGGGAGCTGCGTCCAGAGGAGGGCCTGGTTTCTGCCGTGAACGCCAAGCTCTACCTGAACCAGGTGGATCATGGCATGGACAACGACGATAAACCGACCGCCCAGCCTGCACCGGGACGCATGCCGCCCTTCGGCCTGGATGTGGAGGTGGATGCCCAGGCGAAGGTGGTTGGAGGGCGCCTGGCGGCGGAATTGGATCCTGCCGGTGACTGGCACCTGGAGGCGGGCGGTGATTTCTATAGCGCCTATCGCGAGGCCACCCGGTACATTAGCCGCCGCGACAACGGCATGCTGATGTTCACCGATTTCATGTGGCCACAGGCTACCATTAACGACGTGGGTATTTTTACGCGGGCGACACACACCTTCAGCGACCGGCTGAGCGCCACGGGTACGGTGCGTCTTGACCTGGTGTCGGCTGATGCCGACACGGTGAGCACTTTTTTTCGCGACAATGTATCGGGCGATCTTGCCTCCTCGGAGACGAGCATGAGCGCCTCAGCCACGCTGAACTACCTGTTGGGCGACCACTGGTCGTTGGGATTGGGTGCCGGCAGCGTGACACGTACGGCCGACGCCACCGAGCGCTATTCCGACCGCATTCCTGCCAGCAAGGCACAAACCAGCGCGGAATTTGTAGGCAATCCCGAACTGGATCCCGAGCGCAGCCTGCAGGCCGATCTATGGCTGGAGGGAGAGTTCGCTGCGTGGACGCTCTCGCTTAACGCTTTTGTGCGCCGCATGGACGATTACATCACCCTGGAGCCTACAGAGCTGCCCAAGCGCCTCCCGCTGAGTCCCTCCACCGTCTATCGCTACGTGAACGGCTCGGCACAATTTCACGGCTTCGATCTGAGTACGGTGTACCGCCTGGCGCCCGAATGGCGCCTGAAGACGGGCGTGCACTACCTGTGGGGCGAGGATACCGAATTGGATGAGCCAGCCCTTGGCGTGGCGCCTCCCGGCGCGGATCTGGGCCTGCGTTACGAGGGGGATGAACGTCCTCTCTTTGTGGAAGGGACGTTGCACCTGGTCGGCGAGCAGGACCGTGTGGCGGTCACCCGCGGCGAAACGTCCACGGATGGTTACATGACCGCCGATCTGCAGGCAGGCTACACCTTCTGGGAGCGGGTCTCCGTGCAGGCGGGCGTGAAGAATGTGCTGGACGAGAACTACGTAAATCATCTGAACGCCAAGAATCCTTTCACCGGCATGCAGATTCCGGAGCCGGGAAGGGTATTCTTTTTAGACGTCAATGTGCAGTTCTAG